Genomic DNA from Polyodon spathula isolate WHYD16114869_AA chromosome 8, ASM1765450v1, whole genome shotgun sequence:
aaaagcaccatTATTTTCACCTGCCAATTGTTTTATTGCCATTATTGGTTCTGTGTGTGCCAGTATGATTACAGCTGCAGCTGTGCGTACACCAAAAGGGGAATTTAATGTAGGTCAGGTGGAATAAGTTTTGGGTCTCAACTTTGGGAATCGTGACCGAATGCTGCCTGCGGTCAATGTATCCGTTCAGGACCATTTGGAAGATGGTTTAGCCCCTGGTACCTTGCTCGGATGTAACCAATGTCAATGTTCCCTCTTCTTCCAGGTGCTCTTCACAGTTTCCAATcggctttttattttaaactcgtACCTTCTAGCATGAGGCTGATTCAGCAGGAATACACCAGCATTTCAGCAAATATGACCATTTCTTCAGTTGCTAGTGCTGGGGCTTATTTTTGAAACTTGGTAAAATGAGTCTCCGAGgtataaatctgtttttcttttagacTTCACATGCAtggtattctttgcttatttaagtgaggtttttgtttgtttaattttttttaaaacattagtaATTAATGTAATTAGCTTGTTTAGTTCTGGGGATTTATTTACTTCCATTTACTCAGAATGTTaccaagctttttaaaataaaccctttttatgTTTATATCAGCAGGTTTATATCAAATAACCCAACATaagaacacaaaagaaaaaaaaaaaacatggaatggaCAACAAATACCATCTAGAAATCACAATAAGGTATGGACAAAGAAACATTAACTACCAAGgtatcaagagaaaaaaaaaataaggagagGGTATGTGGAATAAATGATACTGCTGCCAATGCTGTGACATATGGTATGTGTCTTGGTGTACAGGACAATTCTGTGTCTGGACTGTATACCAGTACTTCTGAAATTAAAAAGGAGAAACCCTCTCAAAATGAAAGCGTTGTGTTTGTGATAttttctacaaaagatttagaagtgagtagtttttcgaaatttacgattatactgtaaatacagtataatcgtaaatctcgaaaaactactcacttctaaatcttttgtagtcatttttgtattactttagtataaatgcatgttaatttggattcatactttgtttttttctgactttatgtgaacgaaaagacacacatttgcccgttttcccattggaaatagtgatattttgaaatatcattgtcctggtcacaaaagcaaagtttgtggggaataatagccattttctatacttttgagacataagcaattaggaaataacacttactacccaggaacaaaaattgtgttacatagtgtaatgttaaTATAGCTAAAacgaaacttatttttaaaacattgttaagCACACTTTTAAGTGGCACTGCATCGTTTGAGAAGTTAACCCAAATTCTACCTGCCATAAAATCAATGGATTCACCCTGCATATTCAACACCAGTGGCAGAGACGCCAGAATTAATTGACCAACAAGTACAATGAACAGTTGTGGCGTTAATAATTACGCAGCATTACTTTGCTCAGTCTGTTTATAGACggaaaaatatttactgtaaaacttggttttaaatgtgtttctcatGCCTATATAGTCTGACAGTTCTGATAAGAAATATTTTAgttgtacatatttatataatctctctctctctctctctctctctctctctctctctctctctctctctctctctctctctctctctctctctctctctctctctcaaacaaatGATAGTAACTGTAATTATCTGATTCTGGCGAGTTCTTGTATTAGCGAGACGCTCCACTGAACAAAAACCAGGGGCTCATATTATCTAACTCGAAAACGAGTTGTTTGAACTCTTGTACACAATTACAGTACACGCATTATTCCACACCGGAACACGAATATCACAGTACTTTTCTTATTTATAGCTTTATTTTAGCCAGTGAAATATTGTTGTATGTATGTTGGTATtcctaattaaaattaaatggtgTTTATGACTGaaaattaaattgaattattattattattattaataataagtaACGATATTTATGTATTGTTGTTAACTAGATTTTATTGTAGAATTTAAAGCGATGCGTTTCTGAATCGAGTTTAGACGCCATAAGATAAAAAGATCTATATTCTTGTGAGTTACCTGAAGCTCGAGCTTGGCGTTACATAGGATTTCCTAACTAATGTTAGGATAGGATGAGACATTTGGGACTTAGGAAATGCTTTTGTAATTCCAAGGTAGGTAAAATCCTATCCTAGCCAAGAAAGATAAAATAGGAAAGCAAGTTGTTCTGTAATATGTCCCGTGCCAGTAGTGGTATTACAACTATTTGCATGTTCTTTTCTGCAGTAGCTTCGTCCTCGCCAGAGTCGTTTGAACTAGCCTGCTTACCGTACTTTGACACGGTTCAAACATGGCGTATGTAGCAGTAAAACTTTTCAAACTGTGATACCACACGAAATTAAACGAGGAAGTTTTAACAGTCGTTTGggaattattaataatacatatgtTTAAAACGTCACAACTGTCATTTTGTGTTGAGGCTTTATTGTTGAAAGTCATTGAAAAAGGTACGTACGTTATAGTAAAACTGTCCGTTTCATTCTGAACTGGAAATGCATTCTATTCgtgaaataaataatatgttgtgGTCATGTTATGATGTGTTTTTTATAACACCAGTATAATGTGACGAACCGTCCATGTATTCATCGTAGGCGTACTTCTtgtgattaatttattttgctatttaatACAAGTGTGATTCATGTTGGTGTTTTAGTATCCGTTCCTTTTCAGATGTGTGCATTTGCCAAAAAGTGAACtcctaattaattaatttttaaaatgaatatctgTTTTTTCACAGAAAATCTTAGAATGTCAGGCAAACCGTTAAGATTTATTGCATTAAACTAAACAATTACAACATAATGGAATTTGATTGGGCTGGGGGTAAACTAGTCGTTGTTCGCATTTCTCAACGCAAAGATTACCAGCACACCGAGTTTGGGAAGTGAAAGTAGTGGCAATGCATTTTCAGTTTGGTGTCACAAAGTaccttttattcttttaaaagtaATACATGTTATCCCCGTAAAGAGGGAGTGTCCGCATGATGCACAACATTAAGACAAACTATATTTACGTATAAAATCCCAGCATTAACCAGCACTTGTTTGTCCTGGTCATACAGTAGCTGGTAGCACAGTACAACTGGGCATGCCGGTTCCAGGAGAAAAGAACAGTAAAGCCAAATGCTGTAATGTCTTGTACGTGCGTAAATCCATTTCTAAATATGTTAAACTGTGAATTTGAACTCTAATGTAAACCAAACGTGCAATAAACTTAAAACCACGtcaaaaaaaataggaaaaacctttttttttggggggggggggataactaGACTGATCAGAATCTAAAAATTGACTAAAATTAAAACAGTTTgcatacaagaaaaacaaataacatctCAAATGATTCAAGTGTTAAATATTAACCAGTTAAATAAATCccctaaaaaaatatttagttgtcAATCCAGTTATATTAATTTGTTATAAGAAATTCTATATGTGCTACCTTTAGAAGTATGACCATCCCCTTTTAGACTACAATTATTGAACCCTTGACTGTACTTAATAGCAAGTTTTCACTGAATGTATGTTGTTAGAACGTGTTAAGATTTGCactacacaaatacatttaaccatATAAGTAgcagtaataattaaaaaccaCCACATAccattttactgcaataaaataaatacccatGTAGCAGGAAAGTTAACATGTTATAAAATATGCCTAGGTTACACTAAGCTGTTGGAGATGACTCCCTTAATTgcttaatattgttttgtttttgtttttctgtagctCAATTGTGAAAGGCTGAAAACAGAAGAATGACCTTTTCAGCATTCTTGAGCTTCACCACATATTCTGGATGAACCTTCCAAGGACATCATTTCTAAGAGGAGCCTGTTTATATATTAAAGTACATGTGTAGATCTTTACGCTACTGTGTCAGTCACTGTCTCTACGCAGCAATGACTCGACTGGAAGAGGCAAATAAAGATGTCAGCATGCATTCCTCAGTGCGCTATCTTGGCTGCCTAGCCAGTTTGAACTTGATGGTGGCCTTGTGCATGGGCCTTTATGTAAGATGGGAGAAGACAGCAGATACCATAATATTAGTCATCTTTATCTTGGGACTGTTTGTTCTAGGCATCGCCAGCATATTGTATTACTACTTCTCCATGGAGGCAGCAAGTTTGAGTCTCTCCCATCTGTGGTTTGGATTTCTTCTTGGGCTGCTGTGTTTCTTAAATAATCCCTCCTTCAAAAGTGATGTAAAGGAGGAAGCCACCAAGTACCTTCTGCTGACCAGTATCATCATCAGGATGTTGTGGGCTCTGGTAGAGAGGATTTGCGGTTGTGTCTGCTATCGGCCAGCCCTTCTGACCTCTGCAGAGTTTTTGGAACTTGCTGGCTTTGCAATTGCCAGCACTGCCATGCTGCTGGAGAAGTCCATGTGTATCATCTTTCTGGTGGCCTCTTTGGCCATGCTGATTATTGACCTGCGAATGAAGTCTTTCCTAGCAGTTCCAAACTTAGTTACTTTTGTTCTGCTTTCCTCCATGTTGTTTTTCCCCAGCTTAAATATTCCCACCAACCCTTTTGCCCTTGCATGCTTCTTTAGCCGTCTGATCTGTGACCCGCTACTTGACGTCTATTTTAGTGGGCTTTCTGTCACTGAGAGGTGGCTACCATTTCTGAACCGCGGCCGCCTGTGCAGGAGGCTCTCCGTTCTTCCACTGGGACTTGTTGAGATCACCTTCTTCATCCTGGCTGCCTTTAAACTAGGGGATTTGCATCTGTGGTATTTTGTGATCCCCGGGTTCTCCATTTTTGGGATCTTTTGGTTGGTCTGCCATGTTATTTTCATCATAACAGTCTGGGGTTTCCACAGCAAATTAAATGACTGTCATAATGTCTATTACACACAACGTACTGACAGCAGAAACCTAGACAGGGTGATGGCCTCCAAAGGAATGCGACACTTCTGTTTGATCTCAGAACGGCTGGTGTTTTTTAGTCTCTTATCAACAGCAATTCTGGGTGCAGTATCCTGGCAGGTAGGACTTGGATAATAGTAAAAATGCTTATAATGATTTTGACATTCTTTAATGTAGAAATGATTTATAATTTAAGTGAGTTAAAAGGTTGAAGGTACTTTTAATTATCTAAGTACTTGAGGTTGTGAAAGCGATGGTCGCACACATCGGCATTTCCGctaagaaaaactgctgccagtCACAGTGACTGGTCACTAAATCGACTATTTGTCACAACACAAAATGTCATCGTAATTCGTCTGACACCTGTCCACTCTTAGTGATACACATACATATAGCTATGGAGTAATACCTAAGAAATAGGTCTATGTGggaaaaaaagagattttttttttaatttagcagaaaatgaataaagaaaatagtttataataacaatttgttttcaaaacttgttggaatacttttttttccttatttaacGTTCATATTTTGCTTCAGAAATTCCAATATTTTACACACTAGTTCTTAGCGTAACTTAAAAATACAGGTATAATATCAACAtgaattaaagcattttgtaCTGAAAAAACAGGTGAGTACGCAAACTTACATAAGACTAGACTGACACATCTAGACTAAAGAGAGCACGCAAAAACCatacataaatatgaaaataaactgcacttGCTTTCTGCTTTCATTTCAGTGAACACGAGGCAAAGTCAATCACAatcatgaaaacaaataaatcctTCTCTCCAGGAGGAACAAAAGGAAAGGGCTTGGATTGAATCGGCCTATTGGTGACTTGCTTTGTTAACAAACATGCACTAAGACAGGAACTGCAGAATCACGGAGTCATTCGATTGACCATGCCATTAAAGGGCGTAGTCTAGAGACGCACTCATTCGCTCTTGTTAGTAACAGTCAAGTGTTTCTAACTGCCCATCACAGTACTTTTGCTGCCAGTCAAACTGACGGGCGGCTTCAGTCTCTGCCCATAAACGAGCTCTTGAAATCATCGTTGACGGATATTTACCAGTTAACAGAAACTGTGCACGTGTGcctaaaataaaattgattgttGCACCAATAACTTTCTGGTCACGTATGCGATCAAATTGGGTGCACTGTAGAGCCCTTTAATAGAGTAATTATACTCATTATTACTGGATGAAAAAAGTGGAGGATGTGTGTTGATTTaaatttggtatttaaaaaatatgattactgtataatgtattaaATCATCCGTAGGGGTCTGTTACTACAGTACACACTTCAATTTCTTACAAAAAGTCCAGGtgttcaaaaacatgttttttggctAGCATTCTCATCTCTAGGTTCTAATTATGCACATGACAAACATGtggacaaaaagaacaaaaagaacaaaaagacacTGTGGTGCTACTGTCAGTAGCACCACAGGAGAGAAGCCTTTAGGTCTACTCATGCATACAGTACCTAATGCTTTATTTATGTCCTTTGTGGCATGCAGTACTTTCATTATCTAGTTTGTGTTCGTGAAGAACCCACAGTCTTCTCTCCAAAAGTGCCTGCAGCATGTTGAAACAAAAATAGATGTTTTATTATTCTGGAAAATGTAATACATATGAACCCGCTTTATGTCATGATTGCTGTGCAggcataatttgtgatataaagtgggtcatgatataaactgggtttcacatttgcctatgacagcattatgagtgtgagaaaaaaagaaataaaacttaactctgaattattattattattattatttgtttatttagcagacacctttatccaaggcgacttacagagattagggtgtgtgaactatgcattagctgcacagtcacttacaacatctcacccgaaaggtggagcacaaggaggttaattgacttgctcaggatcacacaatgaaccagggacctcctggttacaagcccttttctttaaacactggaatacacagcctcctccagagttaaattaaagagcagtgttttaataatgtacataaagtcgttctttacatttaaacaaatgcatatagtttactacaggacaactaagttttgtatcattaactggaaagaaacagtttgtgtcattatctaaaaaaggcctgacttgtcgactgatgagagctatcaattaggcgttgcacttggtgtttatttatatatttttttgtgtgcgtttgtatattaaaatctggtgacgttggtgttttgtaactgaactgtatcccattaAGTCAGCCCACGGAGCATTTGACAGGCTGATCAAAATGTCaagtcaagatgattattggttgttagttgtgttGGAAATGAATTCTATccagtggttacttagtaaagcctgaCCATGTGGcaataagcaggtttgtgagatgatattaacaaGGTTCTCCCCAGGTTGTTTCAGCTGGGCGGGCTGCCCGGCTGAGCAACCCTGATCCGCCCATCTTGCGggtgctactgtgcctttaatgataaggattgattgcagtgctagcagactagatcagctGAGAGAGGTagtttctcaaagaacctatggtgcatggcgagtgttttttcaaaaatcgtgataataaacaGGGTATGATATTAAGCTAGGTGATATAAAACGGTTTAATCTGTATTGTCATTATTTCTTAATGTCAGAGCATTTCAGATTTCTTTAAGGTTGCAGTTTTATATTTGCAAGATTATTTATCTTCCTAACAACAATTTAAATAGCTTGTTAAACATATCTTGAACAAGAGATATGCAAAACTACTAAAGTAACTTAGATAAAGCTTGACTTAAATTAAAATCCCACTATCCCTCTTGCAAAATTACACTGGCCATAGTGTGGGGAAGGGATGAACATGTCTTGCACCTAGTCTTGGTTATTAGAACTACCTTGTTGAGAAGTGTAACTAAAATGATCATCTGTCATCAATAGCAGAAATCAGTTTATTTCTAAGACTGCACATGAGGTTCAACCAGAGTTCAGTCATTACTTCTTCAATGGAATGCCTAATTAATTTCTCAAAATCAACATCTGTTGAAACCATGCGATTGCCTTCATGTACAATCttgatttcaaaatgtacagGTAATTACAGCGTGTTATTTAGGTAATGAAAGCATACTGTATATGGAGGAGTTTATGTAGTCTGGCTGCTTTCACGTGATCATTTTAGCCATCTTATCAACATGGTAGTTAATATTATATCTGTGTTATATAGTGTATGGATTGGGGTCAGTCTTGGTctcattgtatgtttttttttttgttataaccCTAAGGCCTTCTATTCTATGGCGTGGAAGTTGCACCTACTGTAATGTGGTGTGGTTATCCTGTTAATAGGACACTGGGCTTCAAAGTTTTTGTATTCCTAATGCTTGAGTAATTAAGTGTTTTTTGGAAAATCAATACTCTACCAGTGTGTGCATTATGTAAATGTACTCCCCTAATAAATTATTCAGATCAAGAAGGCAGAATATTCGGTGCAAGTGTAAATGAAAAAGGTTATATTTACAGTAGCACAAAAAGGTTCTGgaacataaaatatacagtaaagatTGATAGTACAAATACTGCAGGCAAAACTTATCAGACAGGCAGggcagaaataaaatgcaataccAATTACTGTACTTGCTGTAATTTGGGTTACTCTGTActaatgtaaaattattatttatttttttctggcttttTGTTCTATTTGTAAGCCTTCAGGCCTTTTGTGCCACTTATTTCCTCTGCTCACTGgcttcagaaatgtgttttgacTGATTTCATTAAGATGAATAAATTATTTagctgcattttaattaaatattaaaaagtgtaTGCTGTATGATTGCCAGTATGATTTTTGAATGATTCTGTTAAATAttcttacagtactgtacacgGAAAGTTCAGAGACTGCAGTCTGTCTTGCACACATACAGAACTTTGCAGACAAACACTGCATGTTCACTGACAGCCTGAACCTCCCAGATAATGGACGGATACAAGTGACTAAGTATCTGCAACAAATAACACTGCTTACAAAATGAAGGTTTGATGAGCTAATggctatatacagtactgttttcaCAAAACGTTCAATTGTACAGTACAGTCAGCGCTGCCTAATCAGGttactgataatcaggatttctgcttaaacgGGATATAACCCTGGGAgacagttcttcccaatgctatatgttgtttaattgggaaacAGTATTTTCAActgatgaacggagatcgcttttcagagcaagacgggtcgcatagcacagtgcagtgagtacgtgattacgctgtgacttgcgtgAACCTCGTTGGACTCTTGAAGGAGGAGGAGTCTGCTGTGGTTTCTcgggctgctgttgcaaagaaagttgctgTGTCAGCATCGCAGGTGCctcaccttgtgataagatgtgattccATTCTTTTTGATttcatgcagaaataaaaaactttattgtttacgaataaaaaaaaacttgtattttaaatgatgtatttaacatttaatcataatgttatgtgatttcattgtttttcttttcattaagaaacaaaaaagtgcgactaaggtcgtctcaactgcctctcgtttaattgggacagccgctttttcaggatatttttccttctcccgaggCGTTCCCATAAAGCGGCTTTTTGGAACCACTTTTCTCCAAAGGAAAAAAGGGAGGGGAGGCGTGCACACAATTGGATTAGAATGGGATTTTCTCACGGGTGTTGTTGATCGGTGTTTTGGTATTATGGgtgcaatacagtgattatttttttattattacagcctACCAATGGAATCTTTATGAGTGTGTTTTTGGTGGTCCTGCCTTTGGAGTCGCTGACTCACGGTCTGTTCCATGAACTGGGAAACTGTTTGGGAGGAACCTGTGTGGGATACGCGGTTGTAATCCCCACCAACTACTGCAGgtaatacatttctttaatgCAAATTACTCATTGGATAAGACATATTTTGTGATGGACAGTAGCACTTGAGAAATAATATCATCAGGATTTTAATTTATAACTGGGGAATTCTGTCTGTGAATCAAGAAACTGAATTTAGGTGTCTCCAAATATCTTTCAGGGGCAACAAGCTGAACTATGGTTAGATATGATTTAATTACCTAGAGGTGTAAATCAGATTTGATAATGTGACCCAAGTGAATGAGTCTAGCCAGTGGTTAACACACAGCTTCTTCAGCTCGAGATAATTGACTCAGTTCCTGTTTGGGATTCAGTCAACCTAGACAGAATTATAAAATGAGTGCATGTGACAGCTGGGCAGGTAAAGACAGATAAATCCTCCTTGGCTTGAACCTAATCACCACAGGGACCAGGTGAATAGCTGTGCAGCCCCATATCTTCTGCTGGAAGACAGCCAGGAGTGAATTGTGACATTATGTTAAGTGTttaatagacagttaacacacatgTCTCTCTTTCTTTATCCTTATACTGTAGCCCTGATGGCCAACCAACACTTCTTCCTCCTGAGCATGTGCAGGAGTTGAATCTCAGGTCGACTGGCATGCTGAACACTATTCAGAGGTTTTTTGCCTACCACATGATTGAGACCTATGGCTGTGACTACTCTACCAGTGGCTTGTCTTCCGATACCCTCCGGTCCAAGCTCAAGTCGTTTCTTGAACTGCGGACCGCAGACGGCCCCAGACATGACACCTATGTTATATATTACAGTGGTCATTCTCACAGTTCTGGCGAGTGGGCTCTTGCAGGTAACAATATAATTCCACCCACTTTTAAAGATGGGTTATATAGATTTGCATCTTGTCTATGGGTACGTCTAATTTAAGACAACTGTGTTCGATGAGTTCAAGTGGCATAGCATTACAGCACACAGAGATATTGTGttcatgtgggttttttttcagatttatcaaAAACTTTAATtttgatatttacatttaaagGTGTATTGTGTAATTGCTTATTTAGCACACCATTGACAGTATCAGAATCTAGGGATATTTTGGAGGCACTGCATCTGTGTGAATgttacatttcttgtttttacaTAAAGTATCTAGAAACCAACAAATCCAGCCCATCAGGGAAAttgtcatttttcctttttgtttttcataaaaaaaaaaaaaagttcaaaactTGGCTGAAGTGCACATCTCTGTAGGAACTTGGCTTTCAGACTAGAATGAGGGGAAAACATTTTAATCCTTGTGAAGGAGATTGTGTGCCATGATGTTTGATCATGGggctgcaataaaaaaatatgtcttgCATCTATCCTGGCTGTATATACAAAGAGGGATGCAGGGGCTCAAGGTAAACCAGCAGGAAGGTTTCAGTATGACTCAGACAGATTTAAAGTGGTGATGATGTTTGGTGACAGATGGAGCCAACTGTGA
This window encodes:
- the LOC121319959 gene encoding transmembrane protein 168-like, with amino-acid sequence MCRSLRYCVSHCLYAAMTRLEEANKDVSMHSSVRYLGCLASLNLMVALCMGLYVRWEKTADTIILVIFILGLFVLGIASILYYYFSMEAASLSLSHLWFGFLLGLLCFLNNPSFKSDVKEEATKYLLLTSIIIRMLWALVERICGCVCYRPALLTSAEFLELAGFAIASTAMLLEKSMCIIFLVASLAMLIIDLRMKSFLAVPNLVTFVLLSSMLFFPSLNIPTNPFALACFFSRLICDPLLDVYFSGLSVTERWLPFLNRGRLCRRLSVLPLGLVEITFFILAAFKLGDLHLWYFVIPGFSIFGIFWLVCHVIFIITVWGFHSKLNDCHNVYYTQRTDSRNLDRVMASKGMRHFCLISERLVFFSLLSTAILGAVSWQPTNGIFMSVFLVVLPLESLTHGLFHELGNCLGGTCVGYAVVIPTNYCSPDGQPTLLPPEHVQELNLRSTGMLNTIQRFFAYHMIETYGCDYSTSGLSSDTLRSKLKSFLELRTADGPRHDTYVIYYSGHSHSSGEWALAGGETLQLESILDWWTEKNGTFCSRLIIVLDTENALPWVKDVKKVCDLFVAVQGAGMAKVVNVEEADPPQLGDFTAEWVEYNCNPDNNIRWAEKGRTITPVYGVSKRWSDYTLHLPTGSDVAKHWMTNFPRVTYPLVHLANWCGGLHLFWACSFCLRCFRRLKLRWFPPTVLDTGAGFKLVKS